Proteins encoded within one genomic window of Bacillus thuringiensis:
- a CDS encoding ABC transporter permease, whose translation MWTYIKRDKRFWISIGFLLLLVLLSIGNTLWNDGHIRQVTLQYDADENPQVPPFSPSLQFLLGTDRKGYDLLHLVIEGAKWTIGISILIAALRMVIGVFFGVVLGTYIKRGFSKIEAFFDSFTVIPTIMIAYFFLQFANTFGSGEETTTFFERASFQVVLLVMLVMPVIALYVAKEVRKLRTEEFVDAARILGGSRRHIVIKHLFPHLYMTFILVFFQQFTQTLTILMHLGLLEIFFGGTVKFLGPIEEIESYTHEWSGLIGVYFRSLTVNPWIPLVPITFFGLTIFSGNMIVKSIEEAMMKVRLGGEIKKDIVEEEQSVVQSKEELFTFKHTM comes from the coding sequence ATGTGGACATATATAAAACGTGATAAAAGATTTTGGATAAGCATTGGGTTTCTTCTCCTATTAGTTCTTTTGAGCATCGGAAATACGTTATGGAATGATGGACATATTAGACAAGTTACATTGCAATATGATGCGGATGAAAATCCACAAGTACCACCGTTTTCACCTTCATTACAATTTTTACTCGGGACAGATCGGAAAGGATATGATCTTTTACATTTAGTCATTGAGGGTGCGAAGTGGACGATTGGTATATCTATTTTAATTGCGGCACTTAGAATGGTAATAGGTGTGTTTTTTGGTGTCGTACTGGGAACGTACATAAAAAGAGGATTTTCAAAAATTGAGGCTTTTTTTGATAGTTTTACAGTTATTCCAACAATTATGATTGCTTATTTCTTCCTTCAATTTGCAAATACATTTGGAAGCGGAGAGGAAACAACAACCTTTTTTGAAAGAGCTTCGTTTCAAGTTGTCTTACTTGTAATGCTTGTAATGCCAGTTATTGCGCTCTATGTTGCGAAGGAAGTTCGTAAATTGCGAACGGAAGAATTTGTTGATGCCGCACGCATATTAGGTGGATCGAGAAGACATATTGTTATAAAGCATCTTTTCCCGCATCTTTATATGACGTTTATACTTGTATTTTTTCAGCAGTTTACGCAGACTCTTACTATTTTAATGCACTTAGGGTTACTAGAAATATTCTTTGGCGGAACGGTTAAGTTTCTAGGACCGATAGAAGAAATAGAATCTTATACACATGAATGGTCAGGGTTAATTGGAGTCTATTTTAGATCATTAACAGTGAATCCGTGGATTCCTCTCGTTCCGATTACATTTTTTGGACTTACTATTTTTTCAGGAAATATGATTGTAAAAAGTATAGAAGAGGCGATGATGAAAGTAAGGTTAGGAGGAGAGATAAAGAAGGACATTGTAGAAGAGGAACAATCTGTTGTGCAGTCGAAAGAAGAGTTATTTACTTTTAAGCATACGATGTGA
- the brnQ2 gene encoding branched-chain amino acid transport system II carrier protein BrnQ2: MRTTLKPAQILSISLLLFAVFFGAGNMIFPPLLGLSSGENMWISITGFIITDVGLSLLAIVAVALAGGSFNTLASRVHPKFAAVFAIIIYLSIGPLFVIPRTGSVSYEIGIAPLFPDQWYSMLIFSAIFFTVVYFLSLNPSKLVDHIGKILTPILLVIIAIMATKAILSPGTFAEPVGDYKEIPFFKGFLEGFLTLDAIGALVLSTIVVNAIRQNGIQEKKSIAKYTIICGSIAALFLTIVYFLLGYIGASNGNLGQFENGGQLLATVMYQFFGTSGNVLLSIAIIFACLTTAIGVVSAFANYFATVLTNVSYKKLVLYVCIFSFVISNLGLSLLIKITLPVLIILYPITIILIFVSFIDKYTKRKPSVYIGAMIAAFLISCIHALDNVGMIPSLIANIVHTIPFYNLGIGWIIPAIIGGIIGYFIPQTEAEGEVSTK, encoded by the coding sequence ATGCGTACAACTTTAAAACCAGCGCAAATTCTTTCGATTAGTTTACTACTATTCGCTGTTTTCTTCGGTGCTGGTAATATGATTTTCCCGCCACTCCTTGGACTCTCTTCTGGAGAGAACATGTGGATCTCCATTACAGGATTTATTATTACAGACGTCGGTTTATCTTTACTAGCTATCGTCGCTGTTGCCCTTGCCGGTGGTAGTTTTAACACTTTAGCAAGCCGTGTTCATCCAAAATTCGCAGCAGTATTCGCTATTATTATTTATCTTTCAATCGGCCCACTATTTGTTATTCCACGAACTGGATCTGTATCTTACGAAATTGGGATTGCACCACTTTTCCCGGACCAATGGTACTCTATGTTAATTTTTAGTGCTATTTTCTTTACAGTCGTCTACTTCTTATCATTAAATCCATCAAAATTAGTAGATCATATTGGAAAAATATTAACACCAATTTTACTTGTAATTATTGCAATTATGGCAACAAAAGCGATTCTTTCACCAGGAACGTTTGCAGAACCTGTTGGTGACTATAAAGAAATCCCATTTTTCAAAGGATTTCTTGAAGGATTTTTAACATTAGATGCAATTGGTGCTCTCGTATTATCAACAATCGTTGTAAATGCAATTCGCCAAAACGGTATACAAGAGAAAAAATCGATTGCGAAATATACAATTATTTGCGGGAGCATTGCAGCTCTATTTTTAACAATTGTTTATTTCTTACTTGGTTATATCGGCGCTTCAAACGGCAACTTAGGACAATTCGAGAACGGTGGTCAACTATTAGCGACTGTTATGTACCAGTTCTTTGGGACAAGCGGTAATGTTTTATTAAGTATCGCCATTATCTTTGCATGTTTAACGACAGCAATTGGCGTTGTAAGTGCATTTGCAAACTATTTCGCAACAGTATTAACAAATGTTTCATACAAAAAGCTCGTACTATACGTTTGTATCTTTAGCTTCGTGATTTCAAACTTAGGTTTAAGTTTATTAATCAAAATTACATTACCTGTATTAATTATTTTATATCCAATTACGATTATTTTAATTTTCGTATCATTTATTGATAAATATACCAAACGTAAACCTTCTGTCTACATCGGGGCAATGATCGCAGCATTCCTTATTAGCTGTATTCATGCACTTGATAATGTGGGAATGATACCAAGCTTGATTGCGAATATTGTACACACCATTCCTTTTTATAACTTAGGCATTGGCTGGATTATCCCAGCAATCATCGGTGGTATAATCGGATACTTTATTCCGCAAACAGAAGCTGAAGGCGAAGTTTCTACAAAATAA
- the cotJC gene encoding spore coat protein CotJC, producing the protein MWIYEKKLQYPVKVGTCNPALAKLLIEQYGGADGELAAALRYLNQRYTIPDKVIGLLTDIGTEEFAHLEMIATMVYKLTKDATPEQMKAAGLDPHYADHDSALHYHNAAGVPFTATYIQAKGDPIADLYEDIAAEEKARATYQWLINLSDDPDINDSLRFLREREIVHSQRFREAVEILKEERDKKIFF; encoded by the coding sequence ATGTGGATTTATGAAAAAAAATTACAATACCCAGTTAAAGTAGGAACTTGCAATCCAGCACTTGCAAAATTATTAATTGAGCAATATGGCGGTGCAGATGGAGAATTAGCTGCTGCACTCCGTTACTTAAATCAACGTTATACAATTCCTGATAAAGTCATTGGTCTCCTTACCGATATTGGTACAGAAGAATTTGCACATCTTGAAATGATTGCTACGATGGTTTATAAGCTGACGAAAGATGCGACTCCTGAACAAATGAAAGCTGCTGGTCTTGACCCTCATTACGCTGATCATGATAGTGCACTTCACTACCATAACGCTGCTGGTGTTCCATTTACTGCAACCTATATACAGGCTAAAGGTGATCCAATTGCCGATCTATATGAGGATATTGCGGCTGAAGAAAAAGCACGCGCAACATATCAATGGCTCATTAATTTATCAGATGACCCAGATATAAATGACAGCCTACGCTTCTTACGTGAACGAGAAATCGTTCATTCACAACGTTTCCGAGAAGCAGTTGAAATTTTAAAAGAAGAACGTGATAAAAAAATATTTTTTTAA
- a CDS encoding spore coat protein CotJB, with translation MNQSLPEEYYQLLLELQELDFVLVELTLYLDTHPDDTAAINQFNDFSYKRRVLKQKMEEKYGPLQQFGNSYSNAPWEWSKGPWPWQI, from the coding sequence GTGAATCAATCGCTACCAGAAGAATACTACCAGCTTTTACTGGAGCTTCAAGAACTGGACTTTGTACTAGTTGAACTTACTCTTTATTTAGATACACATCCAGATGACACCGCTGCTATTAATCAATTCAATGACTTTTCCTATAAACGAAGAGTATTAAAACAAAAGATGGAAGAAAAATATGGACCACTCCAACAGTTTGGAAATAGCTATTCTAATGCCCCTTGGGAATGGAGCAAAGGTCCTTGGCCATGGCAAATATAA
- a CDS encoding spore coat associated protein CotJA — translation MNKYMRSFVPYHSPLDPCPPIGKKYYSTPPNLFLGFQPPNLPQFTPKEALQKGTLWPVFYDYYENPYKKGR, via the coding sequence GTGAATAAATATATGAGATCATTTGTGCCCTATCATAGCCCTCTCGATCCTTGTCCTCCTATCGGAAAAAAATATTATTCTACTCCTCCTAATTTATTTTTAGGCTTTCAACCGCCAAACTTACCGCAATTCACGCCAAAAGAAGCACTACAAAAAGGGACTTTATGGCCTGTTTTTTATGACTATTATGAAAATCCTTATAAAAAAGGGCGGTGA
- a CDS encoding VOC family protein, with translation MSIYDTYKKVIGTGGMNVETVKQFIVLEVKNLKETLYFYEGILGIKPSLERPQLDVTGVWYDADSTRISFVMNRMLGGREKSVTDSCEALTFTISNIEKLKKKLAFYEILYTENECARSIVVQDPDGYKLQVVEKGE, from the coding sequence ATGAGCATTTATGACACATATAAAAAAGTAATAGGTACGGGGGGAATGAATGTGGAGACTGTGAAACAATTCATTGTATTGGAAGTGAAAAACTTAAAGGAAACGTTGTATTTTTACGAAGGGATTTTAGGAATCAAACCTAGTTTAGAAAGACCACAATTAGATGTAACGGGGGTTTGGTATGATGCTGATTCAACGAGAATTAGTTTTGTCATGAATCGCATGTTAGGTGGGCGGGAAAAAAGTGTTACAGATTCATGTGAGGCTTTAACATTTACGATTTCTAACATAGAGAAATTGAAAAAGAAGCTAGCGTTTTATGAAATTTTATATACAGAAAATGAATGTGCGAGGAGTATTGTAGTACAAGACCCAGATGGATATAAGCTTCAAGTAGTAGAGAAGGGTGAATAA